The Zygotorulaspora mrakii chromosome 3, complete sequence genome includes a region encoding these proteins:
- the OKP1 gene encoding Okp1p (similar to Saccharomyces cerevisiae OKP1 (YGR179C); ancestral locus Anc_5.181), translated as MDNNILDQIVNSSVDNPISGNNKRDSIGSISQSDDNDGISTASIMDLEDASAFRLDTPNSAAPNLKPKKLFYTEDDDDDALDPEKNIGITQRPKKKVRFNSIKRNDPSSDKETALYPWELKKVIRKEFREKLPNNYEIKRWKKPSRIMVNSVIHLLEANVQTSIETVFERYRSEVLNVTHQNGQEVDKIYRQKQSIMNDIVAKIKVQLKKSRFPARISERDLDVEYIVSKRNFIQKRYAEELDNAERVETELFKEQALLEEAKNSCRQARESNKIKLTNELIKKNLHPSLNDAIDNAYGLIKASKTSTAPGDGFQRDSKELNLKISQVKQPSDDLHDKILSYLPALEQLNEVTEKLEDSISVFTSGEQEVLQDTFLDEQ; from the coding sequence TCAAATTGTAAATAGCTCTGTTGACAATCCAATTTCTGGCAATAATAAAAGAGATTCAATCGGTAGTATCAGCCAGAGCGATGACAATGATGGTATCAGTACTGCATCCATAATGGATCTTGAGGATGCGTCTGCATTTAGACTTGATACACCAAATTCCGCTGCGCCCAATTTGAAACCTAAAAAATTGTTCTATACAGAggacgatgatgatgacgcTCTGGACCCAGAAAAGAACATTGGCATAACTCAAAGACCTAAGAAGAAAGTGCGATTTAATAGCATCAAGCGAAATGATCCTTCAAGTGATAAAGAAACTGCATTATACCCTTGGGAACTGAAGAAAGTTATACGAAAGGAATTCAGAGAGAAGCTGCCTAACAATTACGAGATCAAACGATGGAAGAAACCTTCCAGAATAATGGTAAATTCAGTTATACACCTGCTCGAGGCAAACGTTCAAACTTCGATAGAAACAGTTTTTGAACGATATAGGTCTGAAGTATTGAATGTAACTCATCAAAATGGCCAGGAGGTCGATAAAATTTACAGACAGAAACAGAGCATAATGAATGACATTGTAGCCAAGATAAAAGtgcaattaaaaaaatcaagattcCCAGCTAGAATATCCGAACGTGATTTAGATGTCGAATACATTGTGTCAAAAAGGaacttcattcaaaaacgTTACGCAGAAGAATTGGATAATGCCGAGAGAGTTGAGACCGAGCTTTTCAAGGAGCAAGCCCTGCTGGAAGAAGCAAAGAATTCGTGCAGGCAAGCCAGGGAAAGcaacaaaataaaactCACAAATGAGctgatcaaaaaaaatctgcatCCGAGCCTTAATGATGCTATAGATAATGCCTACGGTCTCATCAAAGCCTCAAAAACCAGCACAGCTCCAGGAGACGGCTTCCAAAGGGATTCCAAAGAGTtaaacttgaaaatttctcaGGTTAAGCAACCTTCAGATGATTTGCATGACAAAATTCTGAGCTATCTGCCGGCATTGGAGCAGTTGAATGAGGTAACTGAAAAACTAGAAGATAGCATAAGTGTGTTTACTAGCGGTGAACAAGAAGTGCTTCAGGATACTTTTTTGGATGAACAGTGA
- the RRN7 gene encoding Rrn7p (similar to Saccharomyces cerevisiae RRN7 (YJL025W); ancestral locus Anc_5.183) has translation MSTYIKGPICGVANCPSRLWRIIDGRRTCQYGHVMDGDVEFNNEDDDIANSGVITRRLNLTTNATGSFQSSFNLSQSQHLHNSDRSKKVYGYEAHVLFLKAFQYILKRQVDFLVQHLDFPNEFENVVKIIWGMYLKLLSEQDDGNSNELESTVRGHFKLNSLASLAMMYMASVHMGLPVYIRDFIRWLSSAKVSFFNATELLPETWREKLPNYYLALLEGGKVPHDGQLFQKISQLCSMTDFTARLNCQLTYEPLIFKLVTHMVLPPEFYMFTLELIQTMDEDENFRLSGNYKRKFRKYYLWAELRVVAYFVLTVRWVLLCDLKSYPLPWIQAVMKFPRELESSEETKDVHAAYLSAQADTKDITEWDTTRTSAYLEWVEKRLLPMQKNEMNTKIDHKIAMRKLHKIFPMDSETYRLEPGNRSPSYIEELQEKYNYFHTSVENSCANPNSFQEDPNERILCIHKLEQTLIHQLSLEYGCSIEQLRVTIDHVENNCRMRSEEFD, from the coding sequence ATGTCAACATATATTAAAGGTCCAATATGTGGGGTAGCAAATTGTCCATCTCGCCTATGGAGAATTATCGACGGTAGAAGGACCTGTCAATATGGACATGTTATGGATGGTGATGTTGAATTTAATAATGAGGATGACGATATTGCGAACTCTGGTGTAATCACAAGAAGACTGAACCTTACGACAAATGCTACCGGCAGCTTTCAATCAAGTTTCAATTTGTCACAGTCTCAACATTTACACAACTCTGACAGAAGTAAAAAAGTCTATGGTTATGAGGCACATGTTTTATTTCTTAAAGCATTTCAATACATTCTCAAAAGGCAGGTTGACTTCCTGGTCCAGCATCTTGATTTTCCGAATGAATTTGAGAATGTCGTCAAAATTATTTGGGGAATGTACCTAAAATTGTTGAGTGAGCAAGATGACGGCAACAGTAATGAATTAGAGTCGACAGTGCGAGGTCACTTTAAATTGAACAGTTTAGCATCTCTTGCCATGATGTACATGGCGTCTGTGCATATGGGGCTACCTGTATATATTAGAGATTTCATTAGGTGGCTATCATCTGCAAAagtatcatttttcaatgctaCCGAATTGTTACCAGAAACATGGCGAGAAAAGTTACCAAACTATTATTTAGCATTATTGGAAGGCGGTAAAGTTCCTCACGATGGACAGCTCTTCCAGAAAATCTCTCAGTTATGTTCGATGACTGATTTCACTGCGAGACTCAACTGCCAACTGACATACGAGCCTCTTATCTTCAAGCTGGTCACCCACATGGTATTGCCACCGGAGTTTTACATGTTCACACTTGAGCTCATCCAAACGatggatgaagatgagaatTTCCGGCTGTCTGGCAATTACAAGAGAAAATTCAGAAAATATTATTTATGGGCAGAACTCAGAGTGGTAGCCTATTTCGTTTTAACGGTTAGATGGGTATTATTATGTGATTTAAAGAGTTATCCATTGCCCTGGATTCAAGCTGTTATGAAATTTCCCAGAGAATTAGAAAGCAGTGAGGAGACCAAAGATGTACATGCAGCATACTTGTCAGCCCAAGCTGATACGAAGGATATTACCGAATGGGATACTACTCGAACCTCGGCATACTTGGAATGGGTTGAGAAAAGACTGCTGCCCATGCAGAAGAACGAAATGAATACAAAGATCGATCACAAGATCGCAATGAGGAAGCTGCACAAGATTTTCCCCATGGATTCAGAGACGTATCGCCTCGAACCCGGTAACAGAAGTCCTTCTTATATAGAGGAACTCCAAGAAAAGTATAATTATTTCCACACCTCGGTGGAAAATAGCTGCGCCAATCCCAACTCATTTCAAGAAGATCCGAATGAGAGGATTCTGTGCATTCATAAACTTGAACAGACACTGATTCATCAATTGTCACTTGAATACGGATGCTCAATTGAACAGTTACGCGTAACAATTGATCATGTTGAAAACAATTGCAGAATGAGAAGTGAGGAGTTCGATTAA
- the PBP1 gene encoding Pbp1p (similar to Saccharomyces cerevisiae PBP1 (YGR178C); ancestral locus Anc_5.182), whose amino-acid sequence MKGNFNNRRRDRGNNNSNGSFASGNGSSMGSDRSGNMSVNTGGFYETAETLKAFGDRFDYLLTNSIGSEVVATVSSAIKYSGLLVACNLDSTNGVDIILKYPKIVDSGFSDNIDELSDQLGETLLISGSDVAELEMKGVDFALDEKWDTLKKQELEDKQKRDKRNQGESANGVGYGNNSKNFKTDTDISRGRGDVKERELQKWTPDTGDEVPGISHQTLEESSTSWDQFTVNEEKFGVKSTYDEHLYTTKINKDDPHYEKRLKEAERLAKEIESQGTSGNIHLAEERGLTIDDSGMDEEDLYSGVDRRGNDLLASLKSNSKPSPSKAAVYVAPSLRNQPHHTDPAIISSTSSNKTTDKQVPVTKKIPKATSKISGTDDSLMTIPLDKNETGMNKENETPKSQISIQEESPNKHPNSKDAQIEELKKFAQKFKVPYDIPEDMQDILKSSTLKSDPSLPPKPLNGSNKSSLPPTPSNIRVDIRKNPGTSKMSSQANTPINSPSVGRASISTKRRGAGSFFGSKIPSADNKKKALFNTKFNMFIQSRESYDNSMKKLKDKDSESKSMEPFFIEKPYFTAPTWAGNSEQSYKTLFPDEVTALQKAQMNLQKRQMTNMNAAAAAAAANQQMGLVMGNMMRFPMGPGASPNIMSGMAAGNMGMYMPMQPQPMFYPSMPHMMSVMGGGEDGGRSPSPQTVSPHITPTYMNKGPTASSFGYPGAMPFQPMISGSNGNYRQNYHQGNHYNHNNNHNHHRNNHENH is encoded by the coding sequence ATGAAGGGAAACTTCAATAATAGAAGAAGAGATCGTGGAAATAATAACAGTAACGGTTCCTTTGCTTCCGGGAATGGATCTTCCATGGGATCTGATCGCTCAGGTAACATGTCTGTTAACACAGGGGGTTTTTATGAAACTGCTGAAACGTTAAAGGCGTTTGGTGATCGGTTCGACTACTTACTGACAAACAGTATTGGCTCAGAGGTGGTTGCAACCGTCAGTTCGGCAATTAAATACTCAGGGTTGTTGGTGGCATGTAATTTGGACTCAACCAATGGTGTGGATATTATCCTCAAATATCCAAAAATAGTTGACAGTGGGTTTAGTGACAATATCGATGAACTAAGTGATCAATTAGGGGAAACCTTGCTGATTAGCGGATCAGATGTGGCTGAACTGGAAATGAAAGGTGTTGATTTTGctcttgatgaaaagtgGGATACCTTAAAGAAACAGGAATTGGAAGACAAGCAGAAAAGAGACAAAAGAAACCAGGGTGAAAGTGCTAATGGTGTGGGCTACGGGAATAATTCAAAGAACTTCAAAACTGACACTGACATCTCACGGGGAAGAGGTGATGTTAAAGAACGTGAGCTCCAGAAATGGACCCCAGATACTGGTGATGAGGTTCCTGGTATTAGTCATCAGACTCTTGAGGAATCTTCCACTTCGTGGGATCAGTTTACGGTCaacgaagaaaaatttggagtAAAGTCAACGTACGATGAACATCTATACACAACAAAGATCAATAAGGACGATCCTCactatgaaaaaagattgaaagAAGCAGAGAGActtgcaaaagaaattgagtCGCAAGGAACCTCCGGCAACATCCATCTAGCTGAAGAAAGAGGGCTTACCATTGATGACTCTGGAATGGATGAGGAAGACTTATACTCCGGTGTTGATAGGAGAGGCAATGACTTGCTggcatctttgaaatcgaATTCAAAGCCTTCCCCCTCCAAGGCAGCTGTTTACGTTGCACCAAGTTTGAGGAATCAGCCACATCATACAGATCCAGCaatcatttcttcaacatcgTCCAACAAAACTACTGATAAGCAGGTTCCTGTGACGAAAAAAATTCCGAAGGCGACCTCAAAAATTAGTGGTACCGATGATTCTCTTATGACTATACCATTggataaaaatgaaacggGAATGAATAAAGAAAACGAGACTCCAAAATCTCAAATATCTATTCAAGAAGAGTCTCCAAACAAACATCCTAACAGTAAAGATGCCCAAATCgaggaattgaaaaaatttgctcAAAAGTTTAAAGTACCCTATGATATACCGGAAGATATGCaagatatcttgaaaagctCTACCCTGAAAAGCGATCCTTCTTTGCCTCCAAAACCATTAAATGGTAGCAATAAATCATCTCTTCCACCAACTCCCTCCAATATTAGGGTAGATATCAGAAAGAATCCTGGGACGAGTAAAATGAGCTCTCAAGCCAATACACCAATCAACTCTCCTTCTGTTGGCAGGGCTAGCATTTCAACTAAGAGACGTGGTGCAGGATCCTTTTTTGGCTCAAAAATACCCTCTGCagataataaaaagaaagctttATTCAATACAAAGTTTAACATGTTCATTCAATCCAGAGAAAGTTATGACAATTCCATGAAGAAACTAAAAGATAAAGACAGTGAATCCAAAAGTATGGAACCTTTTTTTATCGAAAAACCGTACTTCACTGCACCAACCTGGGCGGGAAACAGTGAGCAATCGTACAAGACTTTGTTTCCTGATGAGGTCACAGCATTGCAGAAAGCTCAAAtgaatttgcaaaagcGTCAAATGACTAACATGAATGCAGCAGCTGCTGCAGCAGCTGCAAATCAACAAATGGGTCTTGTGATGGGTAATATGATGAGATTTCCCATGGGTCCCGGTGCATCGCCAAATATAATGAGTGGTATGGCTGCTGGAAATATGGGGATGTATATGCCAATGCAACCGCAACCCATGTTTTATCCGTCAATGCCACACATGATGTCAGTGATGGGCGGTGGTGAAGATGGAGGAAGAAGCCCTTCTCCGCAAACCGTATCTCCCCATATCACCCCAACATATATGAATAAGGGCCCCACTGCCTCTTCCTTTGGCTACCCTGGCGCTATGCCTTTTCAACCAATGATAAGTGGTAGTAACGGTAATTATAGGCAAAATTACCATCAAGGCAACCACTACAATCACAATAATAATCATAACCACCATCGAAACAACCATGAGAATCATTGA